Part of the Bacteroidota bacterium genome is shown below.
ATTTGGCCATTGCTGAAACAGATGCCATTACGACAATGCCTGAAAACATTAGCTTTGAGAAAGCTGCTGCGATTACAGAAGGAGCTCATTATGCCTTAGTAGATATAAGAGCCGCAAAAGTTGCGCAAGGACAAAATGTTTTAGTGTATGGCGCAACTGGAGCAATTGGTTCAGCTGCAGTGCAATTATTAAAACATTTTGGTGCAATTGTAACTGCAGTATGCAATACAAAAAACGTAGAGCTTGTAAAATCTCTTGGAGCAGATACTGTTATTGATTATCAAACACAGGATTTTACGAGTACTGCAAATAAGTTTGAATTTATTTTTGATGCAGTTGGTAAAAGCTCATTTGGACAATGCAAACCTTTGTTAACCAACAAAGGGATTTACATTTCAACTGAATTGGGAAAGAATGGAGAGAATATACTTTTAGCACTTACCACACCTCTTGGGCGAGGCAAAAAGCTGTTATTCCCATTACCGGTTACAACTAAAGAAGATGTAATTTTTTTAAAAGAACTTGTTCAAAAAGGAGAATTTAATCCTGTAATTGACAGGCAGTATAAATTAGACCAAATTGTAGAGGCCTATAAATACGTTGAGTCAGGACAAAAAACGGGTAATGTGGTATTAAAAATTGTTGAATGAAAATAACAATTGTAAAAAAGTAATTAGAATGTTTTGAATTTAGCGTTTGCAATAATTTACACCACTTGGGATTATGTAGGTAATATTTTGCATGACTAATCCTAAAATCTCTAAAATCACTTCTTCGGTGTCTGTATATTCTCTAATTTCATTCTATGTACTTGTATATTTGTAAGTTTTCTCAAAAAGTAGAACAGGAAGGAAAGTAAGTTGGCTTTTTTGTATATTCATCATATAAATTTTATATCTAACAATGATTAGAAAGTATGTTTTTCTTTTTGCAATTTTTCCTATTGTAGTCAGTTCTCAAACATCAAGTAATTCGATAGATGTAACTTTGGAAAAGGGTATTTCACTGCTTGCCGATAAGAAGAAAGAAGAAGCTTGTATCTGCTTTTATAAGTCTAAAGAATTAGGCAGTAAAAAAGCTCAATCCTATTATGATGATAATTTTTGTGCGGATTTAGCCTTGGAGAAATACAAAGATGGACGTACGAAACTTAATTTGAAGCAATACGAAGAAGCGATGCCTTTTTTTAATGACGCAATTGCTTTGGCTGGCGATTCGGCCGCCTATAATAAACGAGGATTGTGCAATTTTATGCTATCTAATTACGATTCTGCATTAGCCGATTTTTCGAATGCTATAAAAGTAGCTGCAACAAATGCAAGCTATTACCATCACCGAGCACAAGTTTGGTTAGCTAAGAATGAATACCAACAAGCTTTTGATGATTGTTCAGAGAGTATTAAATTAAATCCAAAAGGAGAATCTGCTTATTTTACGCGCGCAGCTGCTGAAGAAGCAATGACTCAGCAGAATGCAGCCTTGTTCGATTACTCTGAAATTTTACGTATTAATCCTGCTAATGCTATTGCTTATTACAAGAGAGCAGTATTAAAAGAATCATTTTTGAACGATAGAAAAGCTTCTTGCGAAGATTACAATAAAGCTTTTGAATTGGGATATGAAGATGCTCAAGAGAACGTAAATCTTTGTAAAAAAATTAAGAAAAAATAATGTTATATAAATTTATCGTTCGTCCGATATTATTTTTGCAAAGTCCGGAGCAGGCGCACTACTTTACATTTCGTGCAATTAAGTTTGTAAGTAAAATACCTTTTGTTTCATCCATTTTTACCTCAATGTACTCATTTAATCATTCTGACTTGAATGTGCAAATAGGCAATTTAAGATTTAATAATCCGATTGGATTAGCGGCCGGATTTGATAAAAATGCAGTATTGGTAGATGAGTTTGCGAATCTAGGTTTTAGCCATGTGGAGATAGGTACTGTTACACCTAAACCTCAATCGGGTAATGACAAACCTCGACTATTTCGTTTGCCCCAAGACCAGGCCATTATAAACCGAATGGGTTTTAATAATGATGGTGCAGATGTAATTGCAGAACGATTAAAAAAAAGAAAATCTAAAATAATTGTTGGAGGTAATATTGGAAAAAACAAGGTTACTCCTAATGAAAATGCCATAGATGATTATGTGTATTGCTTTGAAAGATTATTTGATGTAGTGGATTATTTTGTGGTAAATGTAAGTTCGCCCAATACGCCTAATTTACGAGAGCTGCAAGAGAAAGAGCCTTTGAAAAATATTTTAGCAACACTCCAAAGCATAAACAATAAAAAAGTAAAAACGAAACCAATTTTTCTAAAAATTGCTCCGGATTTAACTGTTGGCCAGTTAGATGATATTGTGGAGATTGTACAAGAAACAAAAATTCAAGGCGTAATCGCTACCAATACTACCATTGCGCGTACTAATTTAAAAACAAACGAAGATGTAGTTAAATCAATGGGTGCAGGAGGGTTGAGTGGTAAGCCGCTAACAGAAAGAGCTACAGCAGTTATTAAATATATAAGTGAGAAATCCTCTAAATCGTTTGATATTATTGGAGTAGGAGGGATACTATCGGCAAATGATGCAATAGCTAAGTTAGATGCAGGTGCTAAATTGGTTCAACTTTATTCAGGCTATATATACGAAGGCCCGGGATTGGTGAAAAAAATTTGTATAGAATTGGCGCAAAAAAATAATAAATGAATACACAAATAAAAATTACCGAATGCCCTAGAGATGCTATGCAAGGGATTAAAAGTTATATTCCAACAACAGATAAAGTGCGTTATATCAACTCTCTGTTAAAGGTAGGTTTTGATACTCTTGATTTCGGAAGTTTCGTTTCTCCTAAAGCCATTCCCCAAATGGCAGATACGAAAGATGTTTTGGCGCAGTTGGATATGGGTAGCTCTAAAACTAAGTTGTTGGCAATCATAGCCAATTACCGAGGTGCGGAGGAAGCTGCTGCTTACGAACAAATAACTTATTTAGGCTTTCCATTTTCTATTTCTGAAACATTTCAAAAAAGAAATACCAATTCAACCATTGCCGAATCGATGGGTAGGGTAGAGGAGATTCAAAATTTATGTGTTAAAGCAAATAAGCAAATGGTAGTTTATATCTCGATGGCTTTTGGTAATTCATACAACGACCCATGGAATGCTGATATCGCAATAGAATGGACAGAGAAAATTGCTGAACGTGGAGTTAAAATATTTGCAATGGCAGATACTGTTGGCGTTTCAAATCCTGAGAATATTTCGTACTTATTTAAAAACATCATTCCAAAATTTCCTCAACTACAAATTGGTGCACATTTACATACAACTCCTACTACTTGGCGAGAGAAAATGGAAGCTGCATTAAATGCAGGTGTTACTAATTTTGATGCGGCATTAAAAGGTTATGGTGGTTGCCCAATGGCAGCAGATGATTTAACGGGTAATATGCCTACAGAAAATATAGTAGCTTTATTTGATGAAATGAAAATTTCGCACCATCTTAATAAAAATTATTTTTTAGATTCTATGCAAATAGCAGAGACTATTTTCCCACACTAAAACAAACGTACATGAACAAGTTAAATTGGTTGATTGAACAAGCAAAGAATTCTAATTTCTATTTGTGGTTGTTGAACCTAGTTGCTGCAAGGGTCGTACCTTTTAATCTGGCTCACTCGTTTAGAATAACTGCTATTACGAAGCAGTCTGTCGAGATTAAATTACCTTACAAAAAGGCAAATTTAAATCATATAAAAGGAATTCATGCATGCGCCCTTGCTACTTTATCAGAATACTGTACTGGCTTGGTTTTACTTTCGGCTATTGATGCAACTAAGTACCGAATCATTTTAAAGAACATTAATATTACCTATCATTATCAAGCAAAAACTGCTGTTCATGCAAAATTTGAGCTTACTCCGGAATGGATAGAAGCCAATGTTTTAGAGCCTTTAAAAACAAGTGATGCTGTTTTTAAAGAATTTAAAATTGAAACGCACGATGCCAGCAATAATCATATTTGTACTGGATTAATCAATTGGCAAATAAAACCATGGAAGAGCGTAAAAACAGTATAGGTTTCGATTCAACTATACTCCTAAAGCTAGTTTCTGTTAAAATGCCGTTTGGTAAATACTCCTCGAGCTTAATTTGCGATTTACCTGTTTCGTACTTAGAATGGTTTAATAGAAAGGGATTTCCAAGTGGGTCGTTAGGGATATATTTACAAACTATGTACGAGATTAAGTTAAATGGCTTGGAGTATCTATTGAAGCCGCTGAAGTCTTCTCCAAACAAATAATAAAGCAACTATTCTATTTTAATTGCGTACCTTTGCGGTGTTAAAAAAAGTATATGAGCACCACTCCTCTTATTCGATTTATAGATAAGGATAAAAATAAAATTCAATTTTATTCCACATTAAGAAAGCGTGTGGATTCCTACTTTAAGGATAATAATATGTCCAAGCATTACAATGCTGAAATGGTAATAAAAACCATCACTCTACTAGTTGGCTATTTTCTTCCATTTGCCTGTATTTTGTTTTTTACACCATCTTCTATGGGATTAAACTTGTTGTTGTGGTCTATTATGGGACTAGCTTTGGCAGGAATAGGTATGAGTGTTATGCACGATGCTAATCATGGAGCATATTCCTCTAGCAGTGCCGTAAATTATTGGTTGGGTAATACGCTTAATTTGTTAGGAGGTTCAGTTTTTAATTGGAAAATGCAACATAATATGCTCCATCATACCTATACTAATGTTGCAGGTTATGATGAGGATATTGAGGATAAGCTGATCATGCGTTTTTCGCCACATACTAAGCAAAAATGGTATAATAACTTTCAGTTTATTCATGCTTTTTTCTTTTATGGAATTACTTCTATTTATTGGACGTTACTGAAAGATTTTGTACAGTTTTATAGATACAAAAAAAGAGGGTTGAATGAGTATTCTAATGCAGAAAATGCAGCCATTTTCACAAAAATAGTACTAGTTAAAATTGTTTATTTTTTTGTTTTTATTTTTACACCAATTTACTTTTTTAATGTACCCGCCAGCTACCTAATAATAGGTTTTTTATTGATGCACTTTATTGCAGGGGTTATATTAACGGTTGTGTTTCAATTAGCACATACTGTTGATCAAACAACACATCCACTGCCTGATGAATCGGGAACAATAGAAAATAATTGGGCTGTGCACCAAATGAATACCACTGTTGATTTTTCTCGTTCTAATAAGCTGATATCGTGGTACGTAGGAGGGCTTAATTTTCAAGTAGAACATCACTTATTTCCTACTATTTGCCATGTTCATTATCCCGAAGTTTCCAAAATTGTGGAAGCCACCGCAAAGGAATTTGGCGTGCCCTTTTTAGAGAACGAAACACTGTTGGATGCATTGGCATCACATGTTAGAGCTTTAAAAAAATTCGGAAGATTACCGAAATTAAGTGAAGCCATTGTGTAACATCTGCGCATAATCGCACCTTCTAGCTCATTTTTATAGAGAATAGATAAA
Proteins encoded:
- a CDS encoding NAD(P)-dependent alcohol dehydrogenase, encoding MKAIIYTKYGAPEVAKLMEVPKPIPKDKEVLVKVYASTVNRTDSGFRSAEYFISRFWSGLLRPKCQILGSEFAGIIEEVGQGVTLFKKGDKVFGFNDKTFGGHGEYLAIAETDAITTMPENISFEKAAAITEGAHYALVDIRAAKVAQGQNVLVYGATGAIGSAAVQLLKHFGAIVTAVCNTKNVELVKSLGADTVIDYQTQDFTSTANKFEFIFDAVGKSSFGQCKPLLTNKGIYISTELGKNGENILLALTTPLGRGKKLLFPLPVTTKEDVIFLKELVQKGEFNPVIDRQYKLDQIVEAYKYVESGQKTGNVVLKIVE
- a CDS encoding quinone-dependent dihydroorotate dehydrogenase is translated as MLYKFIVRPILFLQSPEQAHYFTFRAIKFVSKIPFVSSIFTSMYSFNHSDLNVQIGNLRFNNPIGLAAGFDKNAVLVDEFANLGFSHVEIGTVTPKPQSGNDKPRLFRLPQDQAIINRMGFNNDGADVIAERLKKRKSKIIVGGNIGKNKVTPNENAIDDYVYCFERLFDVVDYFVVNVSSPNTPNLRELQEKEPLKNILATLQSINNKKVKTKPIFLKIAPDLTVGQLDDIVEIVQETKIQGVIATNTTIARTNLKTNEDVVKSMGAGGLSGKPLTERATAVIKYISEKSSKSFDIIGVGGILSANDAIAKLDAGAKLVQLYSGYIYEGPGLVKKICIELAQKNNK
- a CDS encoding hydroxymethylglutaryl-CoA lyase encodes the protein MNTQIKITECPRDAMQGIKSYIPTTDKVRYINSLLKVGFDTLDFGSFVSPKAIPQMADTKDVLAQLDMGSSKTKLLAIIANYRGAEEAAAYEQITYLGFPFSISETFQKRNTNSTIAESMGRVEEIQNLCVKANKQMVVYISMAFGNSYNDPWNADIAIEWTEKIAERGVKIFAMADTVGVSNPENISYLFKNIIPKFPQLQIGAHLHTTPTTWREKMEAALNAGVTNFDAALKGYGGCPMAADDLTGNMPTENIVALFDEMKISHHLNKNYFLDSMQIAETIFPH
- a CDS encoding DUF4442 domain-containing protein, with amino-acid sequence MNKLNWLIEQAKNSNFYLWLLNLVAARVVPFNLAHSFRITAITKQSVEIKLPYKKANLNHIKGIHACALATLSEYCTGLVLLSAIDATKYRIILKNINITYHYQAKTAVHAKFELTPEWIEANVLEPLKTSDAVFKEFKIETHDASNNHICTGLINWQIKPWKSVKTV
- a CDS encoding DUF3820 family protein; the encoded protein is MEERKNSIGFDSTILLKLVSVKMPFGKYSSSLICDLPVSYLEWFNRKGFPSGSLGIYLQTMYEIKLNGLEYLLKPLKSSPNK
- a CDS encoding acyl-CoA desaturase, with amino-acid sequence MSTTPLIRFIDKDKNKIQFYSTLRKRVDSYFKDNNMSKHYNAEMVIKTITLLVGYFLPFACILFFTPSSMGLNLLLWSIMGLALAGIGMSVMHDANHGAYSSSSAVNYWLGNTLNLLGGSVFNWKMQHNMLHHTYTNVAGYDEDIEDKLIMRFSPHTKQKWYNNFQFIHAFFFYGITSIYWTLLKDFVQFYRYKKRGLNEYSNAENAAIFTKIVLVKIVYFFVFIFTPIYFFNVPASYLIIGFLLMHFIAGVILTVVFQLAHTVDQTTHPLPDESGTIENNWAVHQMNTTVDFSRSNKLISWYVGGLNFQVEHHLFPTICHVHYPEVSKIVEATAKEFGVPFLENETLLDALASHVRALKKFGRLPKLSEAIV